Below is a window of Pseudarthrobacter equi DNA.
CCGGTGGGCCCCATCTACTGGTCCTCCTCCGACCTCGCCGCCGAGGGCTACCAGCACGTGGACGGTGCCATCAGGATGGGCCGCCGCACCGCGGAGCGTATCGCCGAAGTGGCGCGCGTGTCCGTTCCTGCGGGCGCCTGACCGCGCTGGCAAATAAGCATGCTTACTAATAGGCTGGCGGTGGGGAGTGTCCCCGACTCCAGACGAACGAGGTGAGGCATGACTGACGCCCAGAGCATCAGCAAGGTTACTGAGATCATCAACGATTCCAAGATCGGAATGGTCACCACCATCAACGAAGAAGGCGCCCTCGTCAGCCGGCCGCTGGCCGTCCAGGAGGTCAAGGACGACGGCGACATGTGGTTCTTCACCGGGCTCGGCACCTCGCAGGTTGCGCACGTCCGCGCGGACTCCCGCGTGAACGTCTCCTTCGGCAAGAACACCGAGTGGGTTTCCGTCGCCGGGACCGCAGAGGTGGTCACGGACCGCGCCAAGATCCACGAAATGTGGAACCAGGTTGTTGAGGCATGGTTCCCGGACGGGCCGGACACCCCCGAGGTATGCCTGCTCCGGGTGGATTCGGACTCTGCAGAATACTGGACCAGCCCGGGCGGTACGGCGGCCACGGTGCTGCAGTGGGTCAAGTCCAAGGTGACGAACAGCCGCATGAGCGTCGGCGAGAGCGGCACCGTGGAGCTGTAGGGCCACTGTGTTTGAGTAGGTGCGGGGCAGCGGACGGCGCTGCCCCGCACCTTTCGTATGTGGCGCCGTTTGTGCCATCAGAAGTGATTTGAGGAGTAACCTGGCCGTTGCCGGGATGGCTGCGAAAGGCCCGTAGACATTCGGTCGGCCCGAACCTACTATGAGCCATGCGCCAGACCGGCCGGTCCGCAACCGCCGCGGTCTTGCTCGTTATTGGGGCAGGACTGGCGGTTCTGGGTGTGCTGGTCCACTACGGATTCATGAGTGTCTACGGCGATGTCACGGGCAGTGCATTCGATGGACTCATGTGGGGGTTGACGGCCGGTCCCTCCAAG
It encodes the following:
- a CDS encoding pyridoxamine 5'-phosphate oxidase family protein, which codes for MTDAQSISKVTEIINDSKIGMVTTINEEGALVSRPLAVQEVKDDGDMWFFTGLGTSQVAHVRADSRVNVSFGKNTEWVSVAGTAEVVTDRAKIHEMWNQVVEAWFPDGPDTPEVCLLRVDSDSAEYWTSPGGTAATVLQWVKSKVTNSRMSVGESGTVEL